From Pirellulales bacterium:
CCCGGAGCACCCGGAACCTGCTGCACCGGTCGAGCGCCCGTCGTCGCGGCCGGCTGTCCCTGGCGACGCTTGATCTGGTCGAGCACGATCGGCGTGATGTCGATCGAAGGATTGCTGTAGACGATCGCCTTGTTCAGCTCTTTCAGCACTTCCTGCGGATTGTTCGTGTCGATCTGGTCGCCGTTGAAACGCAAGACGAGTTGGATCCCGGCACGCTCGGCATACATGCGCGTCTCGTCGGCGATCTCTTGATAGACCGTGTAGTACATCTTCGCCTCGTGCAGCAGGAAGTCCTTCTTGCTGAGCTGCACCTTCACCTTCAGATCGGCGTCCTGCTTGGTGATGGCCTCTTCGAGTTGCTTGTACTCGGGCGTGCCCGGGTTGTAGTCGTTCAATCGGTCGACGAGCTTCTTGAGCTCTTCCTGGCGGGCCTTCACGTCGTGCTCGGCCTGTTCGACCTGACCGCGCAACTGCTCGCGACGGGCCTGGAAACCCGGGTGATTCTCGAAGATGTAGGTCATGTCGATGATGGCCACCGACGGGGGCGCGGGCGCCTGGGCCGCGGCCGAACTGGCAAAACAGGTGACGATGCCGGTTGCGAGTGCAACCTGGAAGAAAAGACGATGGTTCACGAAAGCACTCCTTGCTGTGAGGGCCAAGGCCTGGCGACGGGCCATACGCTGTGCGGAAGCGTAACGCTATGCCCCTCAATGCATCCATACAGTGGGGGGGAAGTGGTCCAACGCGAGGGCGGCATTGTGCCGAGAAGCGCGAACTGAGTAAAGGTCAGAAAACAGGCGCTTCGGGAACCTCGGCAAGTGTTGTTAATAACGCGAGTTACGCCCCCTTGATGGCACCTGGCGCCAGCAACGCTAAAAACGCGAAATGGCACGCTCCATCGTGTCGGGATCGAGCGATTCGCGGAACGCGCAACCCAGGATCAGCGCGCCACTGGTATCGACTTTCGCATGGCGAACCTCGACCAGCAGCCGGGCACGACGCAACACGTCCCCCGAACTCGGAACGACCAGGTCGACTGCCAAATGATCGTGCCGCGAGAATTCCCCCTCCACGCGCAGCGAGATCCCCCACAACGAGATATCGCGGGCCTGGGCCGCCAGGAGCTCGCCAGACAGCACGCCGTCGGGCGTCGCACGCTGGACCGAAATCGCGCGATCGAATGCATACCGCTCGCGCAGGCGACGTTCGAAGTCCTCATCGATGTTGCGGCGGCAAAACTCCTCGGCCAGCGCGAGCAGGCGATCGAGCTCCCGATCGCTGATTTCCAGAGGCATGAGTTCGAGTTGGTCCGACACGATCGACTCCTTGCGGCTCGCCTGGACAGAATGGTTTTTCGCGGTGCGGGGCTGAGGAAAACATACCTTGCGCGGGCGGCCCAACCCAATCTCCGAACCTGCCTCGAAGGGGCGGAATCGACGATGTCGCACCGGCCCCGCTGCCGGTCGCAACGGTTAAGCCGGTGGCGTTGCCGAGGCGCCGGCCCCACCTCTATCAGGCTGCTGAAAAAGTCAGCAGCCTGATAGGATCGCCTGGATGCGAGGCTGAAAAAGGCCACGACGGACCTTTTTCAGCCTGCTGGGGCTCGGTATCGCGGGAACGAATGCCGCGGCGCCGTGGCAAACCGCCAAAGACCGCGGGGAAATCGCGAGAACCTTTGCCCCGGCTCGATTGTCGTCAGGGTCTCGGCTGGAGTGTCTGATTCGCCGGAGAGACGGCGACAGAGGGGGAGCTTCGGACTTTGCCGGCGCGTCGAGTTGGAGGGGGCTCGGGGGGTGGTTCAGCCGGCTACGAGGCCCAAACGGCGCCGGCCAGTTCGCGGTACAGTTGAATAGATGCTCGCAGGAGCCTACTCTGAAAGGTCACTTATCGGGGGGATAGGGCCGCACTCGGAGCGTCGGTTGGGGCCGATGCCATGAGCGCCCGGCGAATCCCCCCTCACGATTTAGTCACAGCAAGAGCGGAGCGAAGTCACGGTGTCTCAAGCGACGAAGACTGCCAAGCCAACGGATTTGATGAGCGGCGCCGATATCCTCGTACAGTCGTTGGTCAATCACGGCGTCGAGGTCATCTTCGCCTATCCCGGCGGAGCGAGCATGCCGCTGCATCAGGCGCTGACTCGCTTTTCGGACCGCTTGCGCACCATCCTGCCCCGACACGAGCAAGGGGGCACCTTTGCCGCGCAGGGCTATGCCCGCAGCACGGGCAAAGTGGGCGTCTGCATGGCCACCAGTGGTCCCGGCGCGACGAATCTCGTCACGGGTCTCGCCGATGCGAAGATGGACAGCATTCCTATCATCGCCATCACCGGGCAAGTGGGCACGAACGTTATCGGCACGGACGCCTTCCAGGAAACGCCGATCGTCGAGGTCTGTCGCGGCATCACGAAGCACCACTATCTGGTCACCGACGTGAACGACCTGGCCCGCGTCATGCGCGAGGCGTTCCACGTCGCGACGACCGGCCGCCCGGGCCCGGTGCTCGTCGATATTCCGAAGAACATCCAGCAGGGCTACGCGGTGCCCGATTTCGACGCGCCGATGAACTTGCCCGGCTATCACATCGAGCGCCGCCTGGCCCGGCCGGAACAGATCGCACAAGTGGCCGCCGCGATCAAGCTGGCCAAGCGGCCGGTGATTTATGCCGGTGGCGGCGTCATCGCGGGAGAAGCGAGCGAGGAACTGACCAGGCTCGCCCGCAAGACGGGTATTCCGGTGGCGATGACGCTGATGGGGCTCGGCGGTTTCCCCGGCGAGGATCCCCTTTCGCTCCACATGCTCGGCATGCACGGCAGCGTCTATGCCAACTACGCGGTCGAAGCCGCCGACTTGCTGCTCGCCTTTGGCGTGCGCTTCGACGATCGCGTGACGGGCAAGCTGGCCGAGTTCGCCAAGCGCGCCAAGATCGTCCACATCGACATCGACCCTTCGGAGATCAACAAGAACAAGGCGGCCCATATTCCCATCGTGGGCGATGTGAAGCACGCCCTGACCGAACTGAACAAGATCGTCGAGGCGCCCGAGGATCTTTCGGCCTGGCACGAGCAAGTCGCCGAGTGGAAACAGTCCGATCCGCTCACCTGGGACCAGAACTTCAACGGGATTCTGCCGCAACACGCCATCCACGAACTGTGGAAATTGACCAAGGATCTCGATCCCATCGTGGCCGTGGGGGTGGGGCAGCATCAGATGTGGGCCGCGCAGCACTTCAAGTTCGAGAAGCCGCGCCGCTGGCTTTCGAGTTCCGGCCTGGGCACGATGGGCTTCGGTCTGCCGGCGGCGATGGGCGTGCAGGCGGCGCATCCCGATCGGCTGGTGATCGACATCGACGGCGACGGCAGCATCCTGATCAACATTCAGGAACTGGCGGCCTGCTATTGCGAGAAACTGCCCGTCAAGGTGCTGCTGCTCAACAACCAGCACCTAGGCATGGTGGTGCAGTGGGAAGATCGCTTCTTCACCGGCAACCGCGCCCATACGTATCTGGGCCCGATCGACAATCCCGAGTGGCGGGGCCAGGGAAATGGCATGGGCCCCCCGACGCGCTACCCCGACTTCGTCACCATGGCCAAGGGCTTCGGCTGGGGGGCCCGCTACATCAAGGAAAAGGCCGATCTCGTCGATGGCCTGACCGAGATGGTCAAGTCCCCCGGCCCGTTCATCCTCGACGTGCAGATCCCTTACCAGGAGCACGTGCTGCCGATGATCCCCTCGGGCATGACGGTGCGCGACCTCATCAAGCAGTAAGCGCGCGGAAGCCAGCCGACTGCCGTCGCTAACATGACAACGACCAAACCTGCAGAACTTCGACCGTCGATCGGTTGTCTCCCCTGCAAGGCAGACATATCCGCGCAGACCACGAGACGCTAGAATGCTCGGGTTCGGGGCGTAGCTCAGCCTGGCAGAGCGCCTGCTTTGGGAGCAGGAGGCCGGAGGTTCGAATCCTCTCGCCCCGACTTTTTGCCGCCGATGGCGGCAAAAAGTCGAGCAGGAGAGCATTTGAACAGGGGAGCAGTGGAGGAGATTGGAGCGTGACTGCGCCACGAAGCGATCTGCTCTCCTGCGGTCTCCTGATCACCTGTTCTCCTGCTCAATTTCTGGACCCAACCGCGCGAGGGCAGTCGCGATGGTATTCATGTTCGAGAAGCTCGATGTCTATCAGAAGGCGGTAACCTTCGCCGACGAGATCGCGGCTCTCACGCAAGGCTATCCACGCGGTTATGGTTTCCTAAGGGAATGGGTGCTTTACAAAGCCAGATCGGAAGAACTTCTTCTCAGGCACCTTCCTCGTGCGAGCCACGCCCGAGCTGCACCGCAACTTGAGTAATTTGGCCGAGGCCAAACGCAAGAGCCTCAATTCGCTGGTCGTAGAATGCCTGGAGTTGGCCGCTCAGAAAAGTCCGCGACCTCGATCCGCGAAGCGCAAGAACGTAGTACCTGACACGGCTCGACGCCAGCACAACAATGCGGTGAAATCTTTGATTACGACACTGCAAGAGCGTGCTGAAATCGATGGTACTCGAATTTTGTCTCAGCTTGTAGGAATGCTCGATGCTGCTCATCGAAACGGAACTCCGCCCGAGTAGCATTCATGGCATCGGATTGTTCGCGATTGCTCCGGTGGCTGTCGGGCAAGTTGTGTGGCGATTTACCGAGGGGTTTGATTTGGACCTCGATCCCCGCGCGCTCGACCGACTGGGGCCGCGCGAGCGCGCGCGGTTGCTGCACTACGGCTACATCGACCACGTGCTCAATCGATATATCTTGTGTTGCGATGATGCGCGATTCATCAATCACAGCCCATCCCCCAACATTGCCTCGGATCGATCTGGAGATCCGCGCGGCGTCGACGTCGCCGTCCGTGAGATTCTTCCAAGCGACGAGATCACCATTGACTATGAGTCATTGGAGACCTTCGAGCCGGATCGTGTCCCCCTGGCTTGAAATACAAGGATTGTGCGCCACCTCACGTAGATGGGAATGCAACGGAGCTACATCTCCATCAACAATAAACTCCGCGCCGCCGCGCGAGCCTCTGCCCGTCTCACCCAGCCCGGCTATGAGCCTCGGGTTCCTGCCCGACCAGATAGTCTCTCAGCCGTTCGAACTCGTCGTGGTTCTTGAAGTGGATCACGATCTTCCCCCGGCCGGCGCTCGTCTGTCGCACGTCGACCTTGCTCCCTAGCGCCGCGCGGAATTCCTGCTCGAGCGCCGCGATCTGGCCGCTCTTTGTCCGCTTGGGCGACTTTCCACGTGGCGGGGTGCCTTCGGCGCCGATCACGCCGACAAACTGCGGTCGGTCGTCGTAATGGATCGTCTCCTGCACCAGGTTCTCGGTCGCCCGCACGCTCAGCCCCTCCTCGCGGATCCGCTGCATGAACTCGATCTGCGTCCGCTCGTCTCCCAACGGCAGCAGCGCCCGCGCGTGCCCCTGGGTGATCTGCCCCGAGCGTAACGCCCCCTGCACGTCGCGCGGCAGCTCGAGCAGGCGGATCAGGTTGGCGATCGTCGAGCGGTCGATCTTCAGCCGGCCCGCCAGTTCCTCCTGCGTCACGCCATACTGCTCGAGATACTGCTGGAACGAGGCCGCCTTTTCCAGCGGGTTGAGATCCTTCCGTTGCAAGTTCTCGACGATGGCCAACTCGGCCATCTCCCGATCGTCCGCCTCGCGCACCCGGGCAGGCACCTCGGTCCAGCCGGCGCGAATGGCCGCCTTCAAACGGCGCTCTCCCGCGATGAGCTGGTAGCGCCCTCCCACCTGGCGGACCAGGATCGGCTGGAGCATGCCGTGCTCGCGGATGCTGTCGGCCAGCGCGGACAACTCCCCTTCGTCGAACTCGGCCCGCGGCTGGTACGGGTTGCTGTCGACCTCGTAGACCGACAGCTCGACGAGCTGCTCGCCCGTCGGTTGTTCGACCTCGGCGATGCGGGGCACGTGCATGTGGGGGCCCCCCGAGTGGCCGGGGGCGGGTCCGTCGGCAGAGACGCTAAGTAGCGATTCCAACCCACGTCCTAGTCGTTTTTCACGAGTCACGATCGAGCACCTCCATGCAAAGTTCGACATACGCCCGGGCACCCCGGGCACGTGGGGCATAATCCAGCACCGAGCGTCCGTGGCTGGGAGCTTCGCTCACCGCCACGTCGCGCGGGATGACGGTCTGAAAAACAATCTCGCCGAAGAAGTCACGCACCTCGGCGTCGACTTCGGCGGTCAGCTCGAGCGTGGGGTCATGCATGGTGAGCACGATACCGCCAAACCGCAGACGATTCGGATGCTGCTGCATCACCGTGCGGATCACCTCGATCATCTGCGTCAGCCCTTCCATCGCGTAGTACTCGCACTGGATGGGCATCAACACTTCGGTCGAGGCGGCAAGCGCGGTTTGAGTCAGATCCCCCAAAGACGGGGGGCAGTCGATCAGGACGAAGTCGTACGCCGACATGCCGCTGTCGAGATGCTGGCGCAAGGTGACAGCATGCGGGGCGCCGTCGGCGGCCAGGGCTTCCACGTCGCGAAATGTCCGGCAGCCGGGCAACAGCTCGAGCCCCGGCGTCCCCGTCTCGACGAGGGCCTCGCGCAGCGGAGCGCGGCTTACCAGCGGATGACTGTCCGCCGGCCGGGCGCCCAGGCCGCTCGTGGCATTGCACTGCGGGTCGAGATCGATGAGCAGCGTGCGCGCGCCAGACTTGGCCAGGCCGACGGCCAGGTTCAGGGCAGTCGTCGTTTTACCGACGCCTCCCTTCTGATTGGCAACGCACAGAATGCGACTCAACGCGATGGCTCCTAAGGAGAGTGGTCAGGGGGCAGTGGCTAGTGGTCAGTTTGAAGTAACGCCCCCTGACCCCTGACCCCTGACCACTGACCACTGACCACTGACCACTGACCACTGACCACTGACCACTCCAACGCGGCGAGGATTGTAACCGGGCGCGTTTCGTGCCGTGAATGCCAATCAGTAGGCCATTTCACGTGCAACGGGCCGGGCAGCACCGATTCGCTAGAGTGCGAGATCGCCAAGGTCGCACGATTGAGAATGTTTCACGTGAAACGCGAAGACTGGGCAAACAGGAGAATTCACTTAAGCCCGTTTCACGTGAAACTCATCCGCGATACGGAATGACACCGTACGCTGCTCACGACCTCTTGTCGCTGCGCGACACTGACGAATTTCCGACTCCAGGTTGGCGAAGTCGTTGGCCAACTCCGGAAAATCGTCAGTGCCACCCGGCCGAGAAGCAACGGCACAGGCCGGCGGCCTGTGTCACTTTTCATCCGCTCTTTGCGTCTCTGCGACTTTGCGTTGAACTCTTCTTTCGCGAGGCTTCAATCCAACGGGTTGAAGACCAGCCCGCTGAGGAGCTTCGGATAGAAGTAGGTGCTTTTGGCCGGCATGCGTTCCTGGTGTTCGCTCACGGCGCGGATGTGCTCGAGCGTGGCGGGCATAATCAGGGCCGCCAGCGGGAACTCGTCGGAATCGAGCCCCTCGACCACCTCTTCCACAAGATGGACGTAGCGCGGCTTCGGCAGCTCTTTTGCGTCGAGCAGGTTCTCGATCACCAGCCGGTGGAGCAGCGCCACGCCCAGATCGCACCACTCGGGGCTGTGTTCCTGGGCCAGGTCCGCCATGCGACGCTGCCCCTCGTCGGTGACGCGGGCAATCGTCCAGCGTTCGTCCTGCCGCGTAAAGAAGCCGATCGTCCCCTGGGCGCCTTCGTTCTCGATCTCGTTCCAGACCGTGTCGGCCAGATCGGCCCCTTCGCCCACGAGGCGGGTTGTGAAACAGTCCCCCAACGTCTTCACCAACGCGGCCGAGTCCAGCTCGGGAAGGCCGCGGAACAGCCGGTGCGTCGGCAACACGAGCATGCCGGGATCGCTCATGCCGATGCAGGTCATCAGCACGAAGTTGGCCGCATGGTCCGAGGGGAGCGAGCCGCCAGCCTCTGCGGCGCGCTCGTCGCGGTAGTTGCAGGCGGTCTCGTAGCGGTGGTGACCATCGGCGATGAAGGTGGGCTTGGGCCCCAGCACCTTGTTGACCGCCGTGATGACCGCGGGATCGGTGACCGGCCACAGGCGGTGGATCACACCCAGGTGATCGGTCGCCACGAGCGGAGTCTTGCCCGCTGTCGCCCGCTCGAGAAGCTCCTGCGCCTCGTTCTCGGGATCGGGGAACAGGCCGAAGACCGGGCTCAGGTTCGCGCGGCAGGCACGCGTGAGCAGTAGCCGATCTTGCTTTGGGCCCGACATCGTCTCTTCGTGCGGGAAGATCTTCCCCTCGCCAAAGCGCTCGAGCCGCACGCGGGCGATGAAGCCGCGGCGGTTGTGCGTCTCCCCCTTGTAGGTGAACTCCTGATGGTAGACGTAGATGGCCGGATCGGGTTCGGTGAAGAGCACCCCTTCGGACTGCCAGTTCTTGAAGAAGCGGCCGGCACGCGTGTAGCGGTTCGACTTCTCGTCGTCGCCAGGCTCCTCGCGATTCAACTCGAGGCGAATCACGTTCGCCGGGTGTTTGTCGTAGAGCTGGTCCTGGAACTCCGCGTCGATGACGTCGTAGGGGGGCGCCACCACGTCTGCCAGAGAACCGACGTGACCCAGGTCGTAGCGAATGCCGCGGAAGGCTTGAATATCAGGCATGAATGCTCGCGTGCGAGAGAGTGAACGCACGATCAGTGCGCGACTGGAATTGGCGGATCGGAGACCCGCCGGAATCAGAAGGACCGCCCGCTCCTGGCGGCTGGCCACCCTACCAACGAAACAGGGCTCCGGGTTTTATCCCGGAGCCCTGTTGGTTTGTCAAACCCCCGCCTTTGTAGGTCAGGTACGCCGTACCTGACAGCGTTCGATGTCGCCACTCGATCGATGGTCAGGTACGGCGTACCTGACCTACAAGAGTAGGAGGACCACACTTAGTAGCGATAATACTCGGGCTTGTAGGGGCCTTCGACCGGTACGCCGAGGTAGTCGGCCTGCTCCTTCGAGAGCTTGGACAGCTTCACGCCCAGCTTGTCGAGGTGGAGCCGCGCGACCTCTTCGTCGAGCTTCTTGGGCAACACGTGGACGCCCAGCGGGTACTTTTCATTTTCGCCCCACAGCGCCAACTGGGCCAGTACCTGGTTGGTGAACGAGGTCGACATGACGAACGAGGGGTGCCCCGTGGCACAGCCGAGATTCACCAGGCGGCCTTCGGCCAGGATCAGGATCGAGCGCCCGTCGGCGAACGTGTAGCGGTCGACCTGCGGCTTGATCTCCACCTTCTTCACGTTCTTCTGCGAGTTGAGCCAGGCCATGTCGATCTCGATATCGAAGTGGCCGATGTTGCAGACGATCGCGTCATTGGGCATCACCTGCATGTGCTTGCCGGTGATGATGTCGCGATTGCCCGTGGTCGTGACGAAGATATTGCCACGCGGGGCGGCGTCTTCCATCGTCGTGACCTCGAAGCCTTCCATGGCCGCCTGCAGGGCGTTGATCGGGTCGATCTCGGTGACGATCACCCGGGCGCCGAGCGAACGCATCGAGTGGGCACAGCCCTTGCCGACGTCGCCGTAGCCGGCGATGACGACCACCTTGCCGGCGACCATCACATCGGTGGCCCGCTTGATGCCGTCGGCCAGCGACTCGCGGCAGCCGTAGAGATTGTCGAACTTGCTCTTCGTGACCGAATCGTTGACGTTGATACAAGGAACGCGGAGCTCGCCCGCGGCATGCATCTGGTAAAGGCGATGGACCCCGGTGGTGGTCTCTTCCGAAATGCCACGGATGCCGGTCAACAGCTCGGGATACTTGTTGTGGACCATGGCGGTCAGGTCGCCGCCGTCGTCGAGGATCATGTTCAGCGGCTGGCCATCGGGGAAGAACAGCGTCTGCTCGATGCACCAATCGAACTCTTCGTTCGTCATTCCCTTCCAGGCATAGACCGGCACGCCCGCCTGGGCGATGGCGGCGGCGGCGTGGTCCTGCGTCGAGAAGATGTTGCAACTGCTCCAGGTGACCTGGGCGCCGAGCTCGACGAGGGTCTCGATCAACACGGCGGTCTGGATCGTCATGTGGAGGCAGCCGGCGATGCGGGCCCCCTTGAGCGGCTTCTGCTGGCCGTACTTCTGGCGGAGGGCCATCAGGCCGGGCATCTCGTTCTCGGCCAGCAGGATCTCCTTGCGACCCCATTCGGCCAACGACAGATCAGCAACCTTGTACGGCAGCCGTGTTTCAACCTGAGCCACGCGCAAACTCCTTCGCAGAAGACCGTTGAACACCCCTATCCAGAGGGGTTAGCCACACGTCGGCCTGGTGAAAGACAAGCCGACCCGAAATTTTTTTCCCATCGTTTCACGCCGGGTCATGATAGGCGAGAGCCCGCGCCAGAGGCAAGCCGGTTGAAGCAGTGGTCAGTGGTCAGGGGTCAGAGAGGGGGGATTCGCGATTTGCTTGGAAACTCGACTTGCTAGACCAGGTCGTCGTCGAGTCGCCGATAGGCTCCCTTCGCCCGCTCGACGAAGGCGCGGACGC
This genomic window contains:
- a CDS encoding OmpH family outer membrane protein, with protein sequence MNHRLFFQVALATGIVTCFASSAAAQAPAPPSVAIIDMTYIFENHPGFQARREQLRGQVEQAEHDVKARQEELKKLVDRLNDYNPGTPEYKQLEEAITKQDADLKVKVQLSKKDFLLHEAKMYYTVYQEIADETRMYAERAGIQLVLRFNGDQIDTNNPQEVLKELNKAIVYSNPSIDITPIVLDQIKRRQGQPAATTGARPVQQVPGAPGVPPRR
- a CDS encoding PilZ domain-containing protein translates to MSDQLELMPLEISDRELDRLLALAEEFCRRNIDEDFERRLRERYAFDRAISVQRATPDGVLSGELLAAQARDISLWGISLRVEGEFSRHDHLAVDLVVPSSGDVLRRARLLVEVRHAKVDTSGALILGCAFRESLDPDTMERAISRF
- the ilvB gene encoding biosynthetic-type acetolactate synthase large subunit, whose translation is MSGADILVQSLVNHGVEVIFAYPGGASMPLHQALTRFSDRLRTILPRHEQGGTFAAQGYARSTGKVGVCMATSGPGATNLVTGLADAKMDSIPIIAITGQVGTNVIGTDAFQETPIVEVCRGITKHHYLVTDVNDLARVMREAFHVATTGRPGPVLVDIPKNIQQGYAVPDFDAPMNLPGYHIERRLARPEQIAQVAAAIKLAKRPVIYAGGGVIAGEASEELTRLARKTGIPVAMTLMGLGGFPGEDPLSLHMLGMHGSVYANYAVEAADLLLAFGVRFDDRVTGKLAEFAKRAKIVHIDIDPSEINKNKAAHIPIVGDVKHALTELNKIVEAPEDLSAWHEQVAEWKQSDPLTWDQNFNGILPQHAIHELWKLTKDLDPIVAVGVGQHQMWAAQHFKFEKPRRWLSSSGLGTMGFGLPAAMGVQAAHPDRLVIDIDGDGSILINIQELAACYCEKLPVKVLLLNNQHLGMVVQWEDRFFTGNRAHTYLGPIDNPEWRGQGNGMGPPTRYPDFVTMAKGFGWGARYIKEKADLVDGLTEMVKSPGPFILDVQIPYQEHVLPMIPSGMTVRDLIKQ
- a CDS encoding toxin-antitoxin system HicB family antitoxin: MRATPELHRNLSNLAEAKRKSLNSLVVECLELAAQKSPRPRSAKRKNVVPDTARRQHNNAVKSLITTLQERAEIDGTRILSQLVGMLDAAHRNGTPPE
- a CDS encoding SET domain-containing protein, translating into MLLIETELRPSSIHGIGLFAIAPVAVGQVVWRFTEGFDLDLDPRALDRLGPRERARLLHYGYIDHVLNRYILCCDDARFINHSPSPNIASDRSGDPRGVDVAVREILPSDEITIDYESLETFEPDRVPLA
- a CDS encoding ParB/RepB/Spo0J family partition protein, yielding MSNFAWRCSIVTREKRLGRGLESLLSVSADGPAPGHSGGPHMHVPRIAEVEQPTGEQLVELSVYEVDSNPYQPRAEFDEGELSALADSIREHGMLQPILVRQVGGRYQLIAGERRLKAAIRAGWTEVPARVREADDREMAELAIVENLQRKDLNPLEKAASFQQYLEQYGVTQEELAGRLKIDRSTIANLIRLLELPRDVQGALRSGQITQGHARALLPLGDERTQIEFMQRIREEGLSVRATENLVQETIHYDDRPQFVGVIGAEGTPPRGKSPKRTKSGQIAALEQEFRAALGSKVDVRQTSAGRGKIVIHFKNHDEFERLRDYLVGQEPEAHSRAG
- a CDS encoding ParA family protein, whose product is MSRILCVANQKGGVGKTTTALNLAVGLAKSGARTLLIDLDPQCNATSGLGARPADSHPLVSRAPLREALVETGTPGLELLPGCRTFRDVEALAADGAPHAVTLRQHLDSGMSAYDFVLIDCPPSLGDLTQTALAASTEVLMPIQCEYYAMEGLTQMIEVIRTVMQQHPNRLRFGGIVLTMHDPTLELTAEVDAEVRDFFGEIVFQTVIPRDVAVSEAPSHGRSVLDYAPRARGARAYVELCMEVLDRDS
- a CDS encoding DUF1015 domain-containing protein: MPDIQAFRGIRYDLGHVGSLADVVAPPYDVIDAEFQDQLYDKHPANVIRLELNREEPGDDEKSNRYTRAGRFFKNWQSEGVLFTEPDPAIYVYHQEFTYKGETHNRRGFIARVRLERFGEGKIFPHEETMSGPKQDRLLLTRACRANLSPVFGLFPDPENEAQELLERATAGKTPLVATDHLGVIHRLWPVTDPAVITAVNKVLGPKPTFIADGHHRYETACNYRDERAAEAGGSLPSDHAANFVLMTCIGMSDPGMLVLPTHRLFRGLPELDSAALVKTLGDCFTTRLVGEGADLADTVWNEIENEGAQGTIGFFTRQDERWTIARVTDEGQRRMADLAQEHSPEWCDLGVALLHRLVIENLLDAKELPKPRYVHLVEEVVEGLDSDEFPLAALIMPATLEHIRAVSEHQERMPAKSTYFYPKLLSGLVFNPLD
- the ahcY gene encoding adenosylhomocysteinase, with protein sequence MAQVETRLPYKVADLSLAEWGRKEILLAENEMPGLMALRQKYGQQKPLKGARIAGCLHMTIQTAVLIETLVELGAQVTWSSCNIFSTQDHAAAAIAQAGVPVYAWKGMTNEEFDWCIEQTLFFPDGQPLNMILDDGGDLTAMVHNKYPELLTGIRGISEETTTGVHRLYQMHAAGELRVPCINVNDSVTKSKFDNLYGCRESLADGIKRATDVMVAGKVVVIAGYGDVGKGCAHSMRSLGARVIVTEIDPINALQAAMEGFEVTTMEDAAPRGNIFVTTTGNRDIITGKHMQVMPNDAIVCNIGHFDIEIDMAWLNSQKNVKKVEIKPQVDRYTFADGRSILILAEGRLVNLGCATGHPSFVMSTSFTNQVLAQLALWGENEKYPLGVHVLPKKLDEEVARLHLDKLGVKLSKLSKEQADYLGVPVEGPYKPEYYRY